One genomic segment of Parus major isolate Abel chromosome 10, Parus_major1.1, whole genome shotgun sequence includes these proteins:
- the AP3B2 gene encoding AP-3 complex subunit beta-2: MAASPAYGEEKGGSSSLGEPEYGHDPASGGIFSSDYKRHDDLKEMLDSNKDSLKLEAMKRIVAMIARGKNASDLFPAVVKNVACKNIEVKKLVYVYLVRYAEEQQDLALLSISTFQRGLKDPNQLIRASALRVLSSIRVPIIVPIMMLAIKEAASDMSPYVRKTAAHAIPKLYSLDSDQKDQLIEVIEKLLADKTTLVAGSVVMAFEEVCPERIDLIHKNYRKLCNLLIDVEEWGQVVIINMLTRYARTQFLSPNQNESLLEENTEKAFYGSEEEDAKDAKAEAASLAKRKPYVMDPDHRLLLRNTKPLLQSRNAAVVMAVAQLYFHLAPKAEVGVIAKALVRLLRSHSEVQYVVLQNVATMSIKRRGMFEPYLKSFYIRSTDPTQIKILKLEVLTNLANETNISTILREFQTYIRSMDKDFVAATIQAIGRCATNIGKVRDTCLNGLVQLLSNRDELVVAESVVVIKKLLQMQPAQHSEIIKHMAKLTDNIQVPMARASILWLIGEYCEHVPKIAPDVLRKMAKSFTNEEDIVKLQVINLAAKLYLTNSKQSKLLTQYVLNLAKYDQNYDIRDRARFIRQLIVPTEKSGALNKYAKKLFLAQKPAPILESSFKDRDHFQLGSLSHLLNAKAVGYQELPDWPDEAPDPSVRNVEVPEWTKCTSREKRKEKVEKPFYSDSEGESGPTESADSEPESGSEEHSSSSSSGSSSSDTEEEEEEEDSREQSEDKEEEEEEKRPKRKDKDGSHKAVSGSAGSPSEEEEEEEGAKKGRKKAPQGRKGHAETSSEEASTSESSSSGSDSGSEAEAKQRKAPPSSKASSKEISLLDLDDFTPPPPQTIPSSSVISTSLVTDLEGLTLTDTSLTPTLLSPAFSAVKTYELLHRMAGEGLAVEYCFSRRPFPGDPHMVAVQIQISNNTDTEVKNLRVNEPKPLSGMRIQEFPEIERLAPGDTASVVMGIDFCDSTQAANFQLCTHTRQFYVSIQPPVGELMAPVFMSENEFKKEQGKLMGMSEITEKLMLPEKCQSDHTIVQQVTSAANVGRVPCGASNEYRFAAKTVTSGSLVLITLERREGSTAQLTINSEKMVIGTMLVKDIIQALAQ; this comes from the exons ATGGCCGCCAGCCCGGCCTACGGCGAGGAGAAGGGCggctcctccagcctgggcGAGCCCGAGTACGGCCATGACCCCGCCAGCGGCGGCATCTTCTCATCCGACTACAAGAG GCATGATGACCTCAAGGAGATGCTTGACAGCAACAAGGACTCACTCAAGCTGGAGGCCATGAAGAGGATTGTGGCG ATGATTGCCCGTGGTAAAAATGCCTCCGATCTCTTCCCAGCTGTGGTGAAAAATGTTGCCTGCAAGAACATTGAG GTGAAGAAGCTGGTGTACGTGTACCTGGTGCGCtatgcagaggagcagcaggatctgGCCCTGCTCTCCATCTCCACCTTCCAGCGAGGACTCAAG GACCCCAACCAGCTGATCCGCGCCAGTGCCCTGCGGGTCCTGTCCAGCATCCGTGTGCCCATAATCGTGCCCATCATGATGTTGGCGATCAAGGAGGCTGCCTCAGACATGTCCCCGTACGTGCGCAAGACAGCCGCCCATGCCATCCCCAAGCTGTACAG CCTCGACTCAGACCAGAAGGACCAGCTCATTGAAGTTATTGAGAAGCTGCTGGCGGACAAGACCACG ctggtgGCTGGCAGCGTGGTGATGGCATTTGAGGAGGTATGCCCAGAGCGCATAGACCTCATCCACAAGAACTACCGCAAGCTCTGCAACCTGCTCATCGATGTGGAGGAGTGGGGGCAGGTGGTCATCATCAACATGCTGACCCGCTACGCCCGCACCCAGTTCCTCAGCCCCAACCAGAAC GAGTCCCTGCTGGAGGAGAACACTGAGAAGGCTTTCTATGGCTCTGAGGAGGAGGACGCCAAGGATGCCAAGGCAGAGGCAGCCTCATTGGCCAAGCGCAAACCCTACGTCATGGACCCTGACCACCGCCTGCTCCTGCGCAACACCAagcccctgctgcagagccGCAATGCCGCG GTGGTGATGGCCGTGGCACAGCTCTACTTCCACCTGGCACCCAAGGCAGAGGTTGGAGTCATTGCCAAGGCGCTGGTACGGCTCCTGCGGAGTCACAG TGAGGTGCAGTATGTTGTGCTGCAGAATGTGGCCACCATGTCCATCAAGCGGCGG GGGATGTTTGAGCCTTATCTGAAAAGTTTCTACATCCGCTCCACGGACCCCACACAAATCAAGATTCTCAAG CTGGAGGTCCTCACCAACCTGGCCAATGAGACCAACATCTCCACCATCCTGCGAGAGTTCCAG ACCTACATCCGCAGCATGGACAAGGACTTTGTGGCAGCCACCATCCAAGCCATTGGGCGCTGTGCCACCAACATCGGGAAGGTGCGGGACACCTGCCTCAATGGCCTGGTCCAGCTCCTCTCCAACAGGGATG AACTGGTGGTGGCCGAATCTGTGGTGGTCATCaaaaagctgctgcagatgcAGCCGGCCCAGCACAGTGAGATCATCAAGCACATGGCCAAGCTCACTGACAACATCCAG GTGCCAATGGCACGGGCCAGCATCCTGTGGCTCATTGGCGAGTACTGCGAGCACGTGCCCAAGATTGCGCCTGATGTGCTGCGCAAGATGGCCAAGTCCTTCACCAACGAGGAGGACATTGTCAAGCTGCAAGTCATCAATCTGGCAGCTAAGCTCTACCTGACCAACTCCAAGCAG AGCAAGCTGCTGACCCAATACGTCCTCAACTTGGCCAAGTACGACCAGAATTATGACATCCGTGACCGGGCTCGCTTCATCCGCCAGCTCATCGTGCCCACCGAGAAGAGCGGGGCCCTCAACAAGTATGCCAAGAAGCTCTTCCTGGCCCAAAAACCAGCTCCCATCTTGGAGTCTTCCTTCAAAG ATCGGGACCATTTCCAACTGGGCTCCCTGTCCCATCTGCTCAATGCTAAGGCTGTGGGCTACCAGGAGCTGCCGGACTGGCCGGACGAGGCCCCTGACCCCTCCGTGAGGAATGTGGAG GTTCCTGAGTGGACCAAGTGCACCAGCcgggagaagagaaaggagaaggtgGAAAAGCCTTTCTACTCTGACTCAGAAGGCGAGTCGGGGCCCACAGAGTCGGCAGACAGTG AGCCTGAGTCCGGCAGtgaagagcacagcagcagcagcagctctggcagctccagctctgacactgaggaggaggaagaggaggaagacaGCAGGGAGCAGTCAGAGGacaaggaggaagaggaggaggagaagaggccAAAGAGGAAGGACAAGGACGGTTCCCATAAGGCAGTGTCAGGGAGCGCGGGCAG ccccagcgaggaagaggaggaggaagaaggggcAAAGAAGGGCAGGAAGAAAGCCCCACAAGGGAGGAAGGGCCATGCCGAAACCTCATCAGAGGAGGCCAGCACCTCcgagagcagctcctctggctccGACTCGGGCTCTGAGGCAGAGGCCAAGCAGAGGAAGGCG ccccccagcagcAAGGCCAGCTCCAAGGAGATCTCCCTGCTTGACCTGGATGACT tcactcctcctcctcctcagacCATCCCCTCCAGCAGCGTCATCTCCACCAGTCTGGTGACCGACCTGGAGGGCCTCACTCTCACTGACACCTCCCTGACACCCACC CTGCTGAGCCCAGCGTTCAGCGCGGTGAAGACCTACGAGCTGCTGCACCGCATGGCAGGCGAGGGGCTTGCAGTTGAGTACTGCTTCAGCCGCCGGCCCTTCCCGGGAGACCCCCACATGGTGGCCGTCCAGATCCAGATCTCCAACAACACCGACACCGAGGTGAAGAACCTGCGAGTCAATGAACCCAAGCCACTATCCGGCATGCGGATACAGGAGTTCCCTGAGATCG AGCGCCTGGCgccaggggacacagccagcgTGGTGATGGGCATCGACTTCTGTGACTCCACCCAGGCGGCAAACTTCCAGCTGTG CACCCACACACGCCAGTTCTACGTCTCCATCCAGCCACCTGTGGGGGAGCTCATGGCCCCGGTTTTCATGAGCGAGAACGAGTTCAAGAAGGAGCAAG GGAAGTTGATGGGCATGAGTGAGATCACAGAGAAGCTGATGCTGCCTGAGAAATGCCAAAGTGACCACACCATTGTCCAGCAAGTGACCTCGGCTGCCAACGTGGGCCGCGTTCCCTGTGGTGCCAGCAATGAGTACAG GTTTGCGGCCAAGACAGTGACGAGCGGGAGCCTGGTGCTCATCACCCTGGAGCGGCGGGAGGGCTCCACGGCCCAGCTGACCATCAACAGTGAGAAGATGGTCATTGGCACCATGCTGGTGAAGGACATCATccaggccctggcacagtgA